From Xyrauchen texanus isolate HMW12.3.18 chromosome 12, RBS_HiC_50CHRs, whole genome shotgun sequence, one genomic window encodes:
- the LOC127652451 gene encoding protein Tob2-like, translating to MHLEVKVALNFIVSYLYNKLPRRRADLFGEELERILVSRFEGHWYPEVPLRGSAFRCLNLGGHRDPVVELAAKRSGLDTEEVHANVPPELSIWIDPYEVSYQIGEKGAVNVLYMQDSPGLRDDGERSDDADAPNKGDIEFEELKSLGFNPEAQVFVPIGGQASPVLLPPHSSSPTPISTSSCQGLFGYAAPSTPTNLSAHSSNPSTPSPPNAALVYPHPAAPPSSCPAQVLTFTTASFAATKFGSTKMKKNNCGSSVGSGVVVTPQQRLVTHSPNTISPPGLVKHKPLSIAVHSLVNPIPSQLSPNAKEFVFPPSQRPLYFDAEVMPMTPLQALPTHASFDPFSSPPPGQAVRIIGGTSGISFMDKPPFVEGLGGYNLQYSGQAFQPVVLAN from the coding sequence ATGCATCTGGAGGTCAAGGTTGCGTTGAACTTCATCGTGTCATACTTGTACAACAAGCTTCCACGCCGGAGGGCGGATCTCTTTGGTGAGGAGTTGGAACGTATATTAGTGTCCCGTTTTGAAGGACACTGGTATCCAGAGGTACCTTTACGTGGTTCTGCCTTCCGCTGTCTTAACCTGGGGGGTCATAGGGACCCGGTGGTGGAATTAGCAGCCAAGAGGAGCGGTCTGGACACTGAAGAAGTCCATGCTAATGTTCCCCCTGAGCTCAGCATTTGGATAGACCCTTATGAAGTGTCCTACCAGATTGGGGAGAAGGGTGCAGTGAACGTTCTCTACATGCAGGACTCGCCAGGTTTAAGGGATGACGGTGAAAGGTCTGATGATGCGGATGCACCCAATAAAGGAGACATTGAGTTCGAGGAATTGAAAAGTCTGGGCTTTAACCCAGAGGCTCAGGTGTTTGTGCCCATTGGTGGCCAGGCATCGCCTGTCTTGCTACCGCCACACTCCAGCTCACCGACCCCAATCTCTACCTCATCTTGCCAGGGGCTGTTTGGTTATGCTGCCCCCAGCACTCCCACCAATCTCAGTGCTCATTCCTCCAACCCTTCCACCCCGTCGCCACCCAATGCAGCCCTTGTATACCCACACCCTGCAGCTCCACCCAGCTCCTGCCCTGCTCAGGTATTAACCTTCACCACAGCCAGCTTCGCCGCAACAAAATTCGGCTCTAcgaagatgaagaagaacaacTGTGGAAGTTCTGTAGGTTCTGGTGTAGTCGTCACTCCGCAACAAAGGCTGGTTACACACTCCCCTAACACCATCTCCCCACCAGGGCTGGTCAAGCACAAACCCCTTTCCATAGCCGTGCACTCCCTGGTTAACCCCATCCCTAGCCAACTGTCTCCCAATGCCAAAGAGTTTGTGTTTCCCCCTTCCCAGAGGCCCCTCTACTTTGATGCAGAAGTAATGCCTATGACCCCACTCCAGGCTCTGCCCACACATGCCTCCTTTGATCCATTCTCAAGCCCACCACCAGGCCAGGCTGTGAGAATCATTGGAGGCACCAGTGGGATTTCCTTTATGGATAAACCTCCATTTGTGGAAGGGCTTGGAGGATACAATTTGCAGTATTCTGGCCAGGCTTTCCAGCCTGTTGTGTTGGCCAACTAA